DNA sequence from the candidate division KSB1 bacterium genome:
AACCTTGAAGCCGCGCACCGTCTGCAAGTCCTCTTCCAGTGCCAGAATGACCCGAATTGGAGCCCAGAAACCTGGTCCGAAGAGCTCAAAGGCAACTCCCGTGTAGCTCTTGGCCCCATCTTTCATCACGTAGGCACGGTAGTAGGTACCGGAGGGACCGGTGACCTCCTCCACGCTTCGCGCAAAAACCTCCAGCAAATTTCCCTCATCGTACGGAATCGAAAAGGCATCCAGCACCATGCGCTTGAGCTTTTTCTCCTGATTGATCTGAACAGTCTGCGTGGTGTAGTCATAGACCCAGCCCAACATTGTCGCCGAAATGGCTGCGCTGACGACAAGCACCACGACCATCCGTACTCTATCCTTCATCTCGACGCCACCTCCCGGTACTTGGCCATGAGGACGAGGTGGTCGATCAGGGGAGCAAACGTGTTCATGAAGATGATCGCAAACATCACGCCCTCCAC
Encoded proteins:
- a CDS encoding FMN-binding protein, which translates into the protein MKDRVRMVVVLVVSAAISATMLGWVYDYTTQTVQINQEKKLKRMVLDAFSIPYDEGNLLEVFARSVEEVTGPSGTYYRAYVMKDGAKSYTGVAFELFGPGFWAPIRVILALEEDLQTVRGFKVVEQAETPGLGGRMNEPWFQEQFKGKRVVPALHVVHGAKANGPNEVDAITGATETSKALDRIISRGLAGFLAGMPGAPEAPRQD